One part of the Moorena sp. SIOASIH genome encodes these proteins:
- a CDS encoding efflux RND transporter periplasmic adaptor subunit has protein sequence MEPINPQVSNHYQPESNSQSQEETKGKSSAWLLTVLFLVGGIALLQISTVPEPPVAQTKTKQTPPRPVETIPLTLGKGVKRIQLLGEVEASEKITIKSQVDGVIQQVKVREGDRVTPGMTIAILDGADQQLALAQAKARLAQEKSNLARLQVGTRPEILAQRQAELDAAKAREQEAKDNLDGMIAVQPNLIAQRQAELDGAKAREQEAKDNLKRIEALTLEGALSERAKVEAEKSADAATSERLRAEAALSAEQTKTQQEIAEAKSTLDATISERLRIAAMLAEAQVGPTQEEIDSQKGVVAAAQAAVEQAKLASERATIKAPIAGVVQSREVDTGNYVEGGDAIITLVNNAQLDIFLEVPEKFTNQVKPGMYVELTAPRSLPNWQQRAEITSVVPTANANSRRQLVRVNLKNPPKDLLAGMGIQATLDLPIDVEPSFVIPRDAIIKRKNQSLIYTISQGKAQQFTVEILADMGEKVLITNQNLQANQPLVVSGGEGLKNGAPVKITSP, from the coding sequence ATGGAACCTATAAATCCTCAAGTGTCTAATCACTATCAGCCAGAGTCAAATTCCCAAAGCCAGGAAGAAACCAAAGGCAAATCCTCTGCATGGCTACTCACAGTCCTGTTTTTGGTAGGAGGTATAGCTTTGTTGCAAATCTCGACAGTACCAGAACCCCCTGTAGCCCAGACGAAAACCAAACAGACACCGCCGCGACCTGTAGAAACTATTCCCCTGACCTTAGGTAAAGGAGTTAAACGGATCCAGTTACTGGGTGAGGTAGAGGCAAGTGAAAAAATCACGATTAAATCTCAGGTAGATGGTGTGATACAACAAGTCAAAGTCCGAGAAGGCGATCGCGTTACACCGGGCATGACCATTGCTATTCTTGATGGTGCTGACCAACAGTTAGCCCTTGCCCAAGCTAAGGCAAGGCTTGCTCAGGAAAAAAGTAATCTCGCTCGATTACAAGTGGGAACCCGTCCAGAAATTCTTGCCCAACGGCAAGCAGAACTGGATGCTGCTAAAGCTCGGGAACAAGAAGCAAAGGACAACCTTGATGGTATGATAGCCGTCCAACCCAATTTAATTGCCCAACGGCAAGCAGAACTGGATGGGGCTAAAGCTCGGGAACAAGAAGCAAAGGACAACCTTAAACGTATTGAAGCCCTAACTCTGGAAGGAGCTCTCTCTGAACGAGCAAAAGTGGAAGCCGAAAAATCGGCTGATGCAGCTACCAGTGAGCGCTTACGGGCTGAAGCTGCCCTAAGTGCAGAACAAACTAAAACCCAGCAAGAGATTGCTGAAGCCAAAAGTACCCTTGATGCCACCATCAGTGAGCGGTTGCGCATTGCAGCTATGTTAGCGGAAGCCCAAGTCGGACCAACCCAGGAAGAAATTGATTCCCAGAAAGGGGTAGTAGCAGCAGCTCAGGCAGCGGTTGAGCAAGCTAAACTAGCATCAGAACGAGCCACGATTAAAGCGCCTATAGCCGGAGTTGTGCAATCCCGTGAGGTTGACACTGGCAACTATGTTGAAGGTGGCGATGCCATCATTACCTTGGTTAATAATGCTCAATTAGATATCTTTCTAGAAGTACCAGAAAAGTTTACTAATCAGGTCAAACCAGGGATGTATGTGGAATTAACTGCACCGCGAAGTTTACCTAACTGGCAGCAACGAGCAGAGATTACCAGCGTTGTGCCTACAGCCAATGCCAACTCACGGCGACAACTAGTAAGGGTAAATCTCAAAAATCCCCCAAAAGACTTATTAGCTGGAATGGGAATTCAAGCCACCTTAGACTTACCCATTGATGTAGAGCCCAGTTTTGTTATCCCCCGTGATGCCATCATTAAACGGAAAAACCAATCCCTAATATATACCATTTCCCAAGGAAAAGCACAACAGTTTACCGTAGAAATACTAGCGGACATGGGGGAAAAAGTCCTGATCACTAATCAAAATTTACAAGCCAATCAACCCCTAGTTGTGTCAGGCGGTGAAGGACTAAAAAACGGCGCACCAGTCAAAATTACTAGTCCTTAG
- a CDS encoding ABC transporter ATP-binding protein has protein sequence MSEPLLCVENLQVAYPSSKSLEKPTWAVDDVSFVLDSGERLGLVGESGCGKSTLGRAIMQLLPQRSRVKGQVRFAGKSVFDLTPRQLRQFRGEAVALVFQDPMTRLDPLMSIGEHCLETLRAHQPQLSRRESKAKVLETLDAVKIPANRFSQYPHEFSGGMRQRVAIALALLLNPKLIVADEPTTSLDVTVEAQILEELTRLCRERDMALLLISHDLAMIGEYCDRIAVMYGGQMVEIGPVEQILWQPNHDYTRSLLEAALHLQAVKDHNDTNDTDGNSSSAIPTPLLRVTNLKQYYTLESNFIQQLVSQEKNVIKAVDNVSFDLYPGEILGLVGESGCGKSTLSRTILQLVRPTAGTVEFQGTNLAKLNRHSLQEIRRQIQMVFQDPHACLNPLMTVGESIADPLFIHKLAANPTAAKNQVKEMLERVGLTPVEDYYNRYPADLSGGQQQRVAIARALITHPSLVICDEPVSMLDASVQTQVLELMLDLKEAFNLTYLFITHDLWVARFFCDGIAVMNKGQIVEKKPTHDLFTNPEHPYTRTLLDAAPLLDKQR, from the coding sequence ATGAGTGAACCGCTACTTTGTGTCGAAAACTTGCAGGTGGCCTATCCTAGCAGCAAATCCCTGGAAAAACCCACTTGGGCAGTAGATGATGTTTCCTTCGTGCTAGATTCAGGGGAGCGACTGGGATTAGTCGGTGAGTCAGGCTGCGGTAAGTCTACTTTGGGACGAGCTATCATGCAGTTGTTACCGCAACGGTCCCGAGTGAAAGGACAAGTAAGGTTTGCTGGAAAGTCGGTCTTTGACTTAACCCCTCGCCAGTTGCGCCAGTTTCGGGGAGAAGCAGTAGCGCTAGTCTTTCAAGACCCGATGACTCGCCTTGACCCTTTAATGAGTATAGGGGAACACTGCCTAGAAACCCTCAGAGCTCACCAACCCCAGCTATCACGACGTGAGAGTAAAGCAAAAGTATTAGAAACTCTAGATGCGGTGAAAATTCCCGCCAATCGCTTCTCTCAATATCCCCATGAATTTAGTGGCGGGATGCGGCAACGGGTTGCGATCGCATTAGCCTTGTTGCTCAATCCCAAGCTAATTGTGGCAGATGAACCCACCACCAGCTTGGATGTTACGGTAGAGGCACAGATATTAGAAGAATTAACCAGGCTATGTCGAGAACGGGACATGGCACTGTTACTGATTTCTCACGATTTGGCCATGATCGGTGAATATTGCGATCGCATTGCGGTCATGTATGGTGGGCAAATGGTGGAAATTGGTCCAGTGGAACAGATTCTCTGGCAACCTAACCATGACTATACGCGATCGCTATTAGAAGCGGCTCTACATCTTCAGGCAGTTAAAGACCACAATGACACTAATGACACTGATGGAAATTCCAGCTCTGCCATTCCTACCCCTTTGCTAAGGGTTACTAATCTCAAGCAATATTATACCTTAGAAAGCAATTTTATTCAGCAACTGGTGTCTCAAGAAAAAAACGTTATCAAAGCTGTCGATAACGTCAGCTTTGATTTATATCCTGGTGAAATTTTAGGACTAGTAGGAGAATCCGGTTGTGGCAAAAGTACTTTATCTCGCACTATCTTGCAATTAGTTCGTCCTACGGCTGGAACAGTTGAGTTTCAAGGCACAAATTTAGCTAAACTCAATCGACATTCCCTACAAGAGATTCGTCGTCAAATCCAAATGGTATTTCAGGACCCCCATGCTTGTCTTAATCCTTTAATGACTGTGGGAGAAAGTATTGCCGATCCCTTATTTATTCATAAATTAGCTGCTAATCCAACAGCAGCCAAAAACCAGGTCAAGGAAATGCTAGAACGGGTAGGATTAACTCCTGTAGAGGATTACTATAATCGATATCCTGCTGACCTTTCTGGAGGACAACAACAACGGGTTGCTATTGCTCGGGCATTGATTACTCATCCTAGTTTGGTGATTTGTGATGAACCAGTGAGTATGCTGGATGCTAGTGTCCAAACTCAAGTATTAGAATTAATGTTGGACTTGAAAGAAGCCTTTAATCTTACCTATTTGTTTATTACTCATGACCTCTGGGTAGCACGATTTTTCTGTGATGGTATCGCTGTGATGAACAAAGGTCAGATTGTTGAAAAGAAACCAACTCATGACCTGTTTACTAATCCTGAGCATCCTTACACTAGAACCTTGCTAGATGCAGCTCCTTTGTTAGACAAACAAAGGTGA
- a CDS encoding serine protease: MSETEIVSNQTNQEKEIELNNQQLHEITSSETPSQSIDTEDQFEGMMGRGEIEAVPEFNKSRALNEGFDFQERMLVTEDMENLPDAGAGEFQRPESVCGSDDRTRISSLTSMPWRWICQLIITKANGRRSLCTGWLIGPRTVMTSGHCVYSHSAGGWARKIEVFPGIDENEAPFGSQVSTSFRSVKGWTQEQDDDFDYGAIILPDDTLGNRVGWFGFANLSDDLLTNLLINNSGYAGDKPFGTQWFNAGRITIITSGKLSYMLDTYGGQSGSPVWRLQDGQHHVVGIHGYGGCPNSAVRINKSVFDNMSAWKNV; the protein is encoded by the coding sequence ATGTCAGAAACTGAAATAGTTTCCAATCAAACCAACCAAGAAAAGGAAATAGAACTGAACAATCAGCAGCTCCATGAAATCACTTCCAGCGAAACTCCATCCCAGTCAATAGATACCGAAGACCAATTTGAGGGAATGATGGGTCGCGGTGAAATCGAAGCAGTACCCGAATTCAATAAATCCCGAGCTCTTAATGAGGGTTTTGATTTCCAGGAAAGAATGTTGGTCACAGAGGATATGGAAAATCTTCCAGATGCTGGTGCTGGAGAATTCCAAAGGCCGGAGTCAGTATGTGGTAGTGACGACCGCACCCGCATTTCTTCACTTACTAGTATGCCCTGGCGATGGATTTGCCAGTTAATCATTACCAAAGCTAATGGGAGGCGGTCTCTGTGTACTGGCTGGTTGATTGGACCACGGACAGTAATGACTTCTGGACACTGCGTCTATAGCCATAGTGCTGGTGGTTGGGCCAGGAAAATTGAGGTCTTTCCCGGTATTGATGAAAACGAAGCTCCCTTCGGCTCCCAAGTTAGCACATCCTTCCGCAGTGTAAAAGGCTGGACACAAGAACAAGATGATGACTTCGACTACGGAGCAATTATTCTACCGGATGACACCCTAGGGAACCGAGTCGGCTGGTTCGGATTTGCCAATCTATCCGACGACTTACTCACAAATCTACTGATAAATAACTCTGGCTACGCTGGTGACAAACCATTTGGCACACAATGGTTCAATGCTGGTCGAATTACCATAATCACTAGTGGCAAGCTCTCCTATATGCTCGATACCTATGGCGGTCAAAGCGGTAGCCCAGTCTGGCGCTTGCAAGATGGTCAACACCATGTAGTGGGAATTCACGGCTATGGTGGCTGTCCTAACAGTGCTGTCCGCATCAATAAGTCTGTGTTTGATAACATGTCCGCTTGGAAAAATGTCTAA
- a CDS encoding excalibur calcium-binding domain-containing protein, whose protein sequence is MIHTDNKNNSHKWERSDVIAALALIVSILTFVFSSSGQRALCSIGLENETCPEIPPCVVGTGDTCNCADFQSQRQAQLLLETYPGDIHNLDGDQDGIACEKLLKIQN, encoded by the coding sequence ATGATCCATACTGATAATAAAAATAACAGTCACAAATGGGAGCGCTCTGATGTTATCGCTGCCTTGGCTTTAATAGTATCAATTTTGACTTTTGTATTTAGCTCTTCAGGACAGAGAGCACTATGTTCCATTGGACTTGAAAATGAAACCTGTCCTGAAATCCCACCTTGTGTTGTGGGTACAGGTGATACTTGTAATTGCGCGGATTTTCAAAGTCAAAGACAAGCTCAATTATTACTGGAAACCTATCCCGGGGATATTCACAACCTTGATGGTGATCAAGACGGTATAGCTTGTGAGAAGCTCTTAAAAATCCAAAACTAA